The genomic stretch CACCTCTTTGTACACAATATAAAGAAACACTCTTcctccatatatatatagtaaaggATTTGGACCTCCCTCAGTCCTTTCTCTCTCGTGTGTGCATATATTTATAAGTTAGGATTCGAAAACACACGTTTTAAACACAAATCGTAAAAATCAGATCGATTTTGAGACAAAGTATAAAGTAGCACTCTTCCTCTTAGTCCTCTATTTAATatattatacacacacatatatatattgtgtatCCTCCTCTTGCGTTTTGAGTTGCTGTATGTTTCGTGTGGTGGAAATGCAGATGGCTAGATTCGTCGTTGCCGGTTGTTTCGCTATGTGTTTACTGAGTGTGGGAGGGGAAGGGGTGATAGACACATCGTCACGTTGTGATTTTCCGGCAATTTACAACTTTGGAGACTCCAACTCAGATACTGGTGGAAACTCGGCTTCATTTTACCCCATGGTATCACCCTGTGGTGAAACTTTCTTCCACAGACCCGCCGGAAGGGGTTGTGACGGCCGTCTCATCATAGATTTTATTGGTAATTCTTATGGACTGCAACTGTGAATTTATTGTAAGATTAGTTGCTTAATTACCTTACCAAATTTTACACCTATATCTGTGACGTGCTAATTATGCAGCAAAGCATTTGGGGTTGCCATACCTGAGTCCATATTTGGATTCACTAGAGAGCAATTTCAGGCACGGTGCCAATTTCGCTAGCGGCGGCTCTACCATCCGGCCTTACAAGGAGGCCATGTTTGAAAATGGTGTGAGCCCTTTTTATCTTGAAATCCAGATTGCTCAATACCAGCAGTTCAAGTCACGTACCACCACTCTTTCCAAACAAGGTGACTAATGCCACAAACTACCCAAAAAACAGTCTGTTCACATCGCCTTTCGaaagtttttttgttattttcttgaGATGCAAGTATGAGAAGCTCATTTCATTGATTGATCTCAGTTGTTATGATCTGCAGCCAAGAAACAATCCGACAGATTCCCAATAGTCGATGACTTCTCAAAGGCGCTCTACACTTTCGATACAGGACAGAATGATCTAGCTGCTGGTTTTCGGACAAAGTTCAGCGGTGAACAA from Pyrus communis chromosome 7, drPyrComm1.1, whole genome shotgun sequence encodes the following:
- the LOC137740345 gene encoding GDSL esterase/lipase At5g14450-like, with amino-acid sequence MFRVVEMQMARFVVAGCFAMCLLSVGGEGVIDTSSRCDFPAIYNFGDSNSDTGGNSASFYPMVSPCGETFFHRPAGRGCDGRLIIDFIAKHLGLPYLSPYLDSLESNFRHGANFASGGSTIRPYKEAMFENGVSPFYLEIQIAQYQQFKSRTTTLSKQAKKQSDRFPIVDDFSKALYTFDTGQNDLAAGFRTKFSGEQFEAEITDMINQHANAVRNLYKQGARTFWIHNTGPIGCLGVTLSYLHNPNPGFVDSQGCDKFQNDMARKFNRQLEQKVIQLRKELPLSAITYVNIFAAKYELLSNAKKNGFLDKASICCGYHDENNHVWCGNKGTITNGTQVYAGSCKDPSLYISWDGVHYTEAANRWIADRIVHGSFTDPPVSIKSSCHITQPE